The genomic DNA CCGCCGGCCATGAGGTTGCGCATGACGATGTTGCCCGCGTTGCGCGGGTCGTTGGTGGCGCCGATGACCGCGACGGAGCGGGGCTTGAAGAGATATTCCAGATTGATGACGCTCATGTGGCTCCTCGCGTGAAGTGGATGCGCTGGGTCTCCCGGACGGTACCTTTTTTTGACCCTGCGGCGCAACAGCCTTGTCGCCACAAACCGCCTCAAGTATTTCGCCGATCCTGCCGATAAGTCCTTCGAGGGACACCGTTCACGCAAAGGAGGCATCGTTCATGGTTATCGAACTCGGCCTGACCCAGCAGGCTTCGCAATTCAACGAGGCTCTGGACATCAAGACAGCGCCCGCAACCCAGAAAACCACCGAGGAGACGGCCCAGGCCTCCAAGGCGCCGGAGCAGCAGGGCGACACCGTGGTCATCTCCCAGGAGGCCCGCGCCCTGGCCGCGGCGGTCAAGAGCGAGGAGACGGAATCCGACAGCAAGGACAGCGACAGCAAATCCACCCAGGAGCAGCTCATCAGCAGCCTGGAGAAGCAGATCGAGAAGCTGGAGGAGGAGATCGACGAGCTTGAGGAATCCGACCTGCCGGAAAAACAGAAGCAGCAGCAGATTCAGGCCAAGCAGGCCCAGTTGATGCAGCTCAACGACCAGTTGCTCAAGGCGCAGCAGGAGCAGCTCGAACTGGAGGGCCAGGTTTCGGGCGGCGGCACCAGCGCCCAGGGGTTCGGCAACAGCCTGGCCGATTTCTAGCCTTCGCCGGGAGAGGGCGGGCATGCCCCCATGCGGGGCGACATGAGGCGCAACGGGTCATGCCGTTGCGCTTTGTTGCGTTCACTGGCCGGAGCCTGGGCCGGGGCCGGGGATGACTAGTGTGGTGGCGGGTCTGCCGTTCACCGGGCGGATTCGGACCGTTCACCTAAAATCGGTCACGGTTGCCCGAGCGATCCTATACATGGTAGCTCACAGGCAGGACGCCACGGCCAGCGGGCCGTCCTTGCCGCCCTCTTTCGCCGCAGTTCAACGGACAGTCAGGAGAAGCACATGAGCGCAGAGAAAAAGATCGAGAGTTTGCAAAAGGACGGACTGATTTTCAACCCCGACGCCTCCATGCAGCCCCAGGCCTGGATCAGGAGCATGGACGACTACCACGCCGCCCACAAGCGCGCCCTGGAAGACCCAGACGGCTACTGGGGCGAGCGGGCCAAGGAACTGATCACCTGGTTTTCCGAGTTCGACACCGTGCTTGAGGCGGACTACGACACCCCGCAGTTCAAGTGGTTCTCAGGCGGCACGACCAATGTCTCGTACAACTGCCTTGACCGGCACCTGACCGATGGCCGCCGCAACAAGGCCGCCCTCATCTGGCAGGGCGAGCCCGAGGCGGATGTCAAGGTCTACACCTACCAGATGCTGCACACCGAGGTCTGCCGCTTCGCCAACGTGCTCAAGAAAAAGGGCGTCAAGCGCGGCGACCGCGTGGCCCTGTACATGCCCATGATCCCGGAGCTGGCCATTGCCATGCTCGCCTGCACCCGGCTGGGCGCGGTCCACTCCATCGTCTTTGCCGGATTCTCTGCCGTGGCCCTGCAGTCGCGCATCGACGACAGCGCGGCCAAGGTGCTGGTCACTGCCGACGCCGTGCTGCGCGCGGGCAAGACCATCCCCCTCAAGCCCAATGCGGACGAAGCCCTCAAGAGCTGCCCGAGCATCGAGCAGTGCGTCGTGGTCCGGCGCGGCGGCAACGACATCACCATGGTCGAGGGCCGCGACTCCTGGTGGCACGACGAGGTCAGCGCCGACGACATCACGGGCGAATGCCCCTGTGAGGAGATGGACGCCGAAGATCCGCTGTTCATCCTCTACACCTCCGGCTCCACCGGCAAGCCCAAGGGCGTGCTGCACACCACCGGCGGCTACCTGACCTATACGGCCCACACCACCCAGTACGTCTTCGACGTCAAGGACGACGATGTTTACTGGTGCACCGCCGATGTTGGCTGGATCACCGGCCATTCCTACATCGTCTACGGTCCGCTGGCGCTTGGCGCCACCTCGGTCATGTTCGAGGGCGTGCCGAGCTATCCTAGGCCCGATCGCTTCTGGCGCATCGTGGACAAGTTCAAGGTCAACATTTTCTACACCGCGCCCACGGTCATCCGCTCCCTGATGCGCGAGGGCGACGAGTGGACCAAGCACTACGACCTCTCCTCCCTGCGCCTGCTCGGCAGCGTGGGCGAGCCCATCAACCCCGAGGCGTGGCTGTGGTACCACTCGGCCATCGGCGGCGGCAAATTGCCCATCGTGGACACCTGGTGGCAGACCGAGACCGGCGGCATCATGATCTCGGCCATGCCCTACGCCACACCGCTCAAGCCCGGCTCGGCCACCCTGCCCCTGCCCGGCATCTCGGCCAAGATCGTGCGCCGCGACGGCACCCAGGCCGAGCCCAACGAGGGCGGCCACCTGATCATCGACAGGCCGTGGCCCGGCATGCTCCGTAGCGTGTACGGCGACCCGGGCCGCTACAAGACCACCTACTTCGCCGGATTCCCCGGCGCCTACGAGGCGGGCGACGGCGCGCGTGTGGACACCGACGGCTACTTCTGGATCATGGGCCGTCTGGACGATGTCATCAACGTTTCGGGCCACCGCATGGGCACCGCGGAGATCGAATCCGCCCTGGTGGCCCACCCGGACGTGACCGAGGCTGCCGTGGTCGGCATGCCCCACGACATCAAGGGCGAGACCATCTACGCCTACGTCACCCTCAAGGCGGGCATCGAGCCCTCCGACGAGATCATGAAGGCCCTCAAGGTCTGGGTGCGCAAGGAGATCGGTCCCATTGCCACCCCCGAATTCATCCAGTTCGCCGACGGCCTGCCCAAGACGCGCTCGGGCAAGATCATGCGCCGGGTGCTGCGCAAGATCGTCGAGGGCTCAAGCGACTTCGGCGACACCTCCACCCTGGCCGATCCGAGCGTGGTCACCGATCTGGTGGAAGGCAACAAGGATCTGCGCGGCTGATCGCACCTTGCCCCGGCTCACACATGAACCGGCCCGCCATCCAGAGGATGGCGGGCCGGGTTTTGTTGTGTGGAGGGATGTCGGGCAATGCCACGGTCCGTCGCGCTCCTGAGGCTACGCGGCCAGTTCCGGGCTGGCGTTCCCTGACTCGGCCATGCTTGGCATCCGCACTTGAGAGAAGACCGCATCGACATCAACGATGATGATGAATTGATCCCCCTGCCGACCCATGCCGTTGATGTACTCGACATTGATGGCGGCACCCATCTTGGGCACAGGCTCGATGTCCTGCTCCTGCATTTCGAACACCTCCCGCACCGAATCCACAAGCGCCCCCAGGATGTGGGTTTCATTGTCCAGGGTGACCTCAAGGATGATCACGCAGGTGTCAACCGTGTCGTCGATCCGCTCCATGCCGAGTTTCGAGCGCATCTCGATGACCGGCACGGCGTGGCCGCGCAGGTTGATGACGCCGCGCAGATGGTCCGGCGTCCCCGGAATCCCGGACGCCGGGGTTATTTCAAGGACTTCCCTGACCTTGCTGATGTCGAGGGCGAATACCTCCCTGCCAAGGGAAAAGGTCAGATACTGGCTGTGAGTGGAATTGTCTGTTCTGGTCATGACCCCTCCTTAGAACCGTTCGAATTCGTGTTCACTGTCGGAGGTCATGTCCAATGCGGCACCTCGTGAGTCTCCGGCAGGTGCCTTGGCCTGTCCCTTGGTGTTGGGCAATGCCTTCATGGGCGCGCGCGTGACCACCTGACGGGGCCGGCGCGGCCCGTTTCCGTTGGAACCGATCTTGAAGAAGCCCATGGTCTGTTGCATCTGCTCTCCTTGCCCGGCCAGCTCCTCGCTGGTCGAAGCCATCTC from Pseudodesulfovibrio aespoeensis Aspo-2 includes the following:
- a CDS encoding FlxA-like family protein; this encodes MVIELGLTQQASQFNEALDIKTAPATQKTTEETAQASKAPEQQGDTVVISQEARALAAAVKSEETESDSKDSDSKSTQEQLISSLEKQIEKLEEEIDELEESDLPEKQKQQQIQAKQAQLMQLNDQLLKAQQEQLELEGQVSGGGTSAQGFGNSLADF
- a CDS encoding chemotaxis protein CheW, whose protein sequence is MTRTDNSTHSQYLTFSLGREVFALDISKVREVLEITPASGIPGTPDHLRGVINLRGHAVPVIEMRSKLGMERIDDTVDTCVIILEVTLDNETHILGALVDSVREVFEMQEQDIEPVPKMGAAINVEYINGMGRQGDQFIIIVDVDAVFSQVRMPSMAESGNASPELAA
- the acs gene encoding acetate--CoA ligase; protein product: MSAEKKIESLQKDGLIFNPDASMQPQAWIRSMDDYHAAHKRALEDPDGYWGERAKELITWFSEFDTVLEADYDTPQFKWFSGGTTNVSYNCLDRHLTDGRRNKAALIWQGEPEADVKVYTYQMLHTEVCRFANVLKKKGVKRGDRVALYMPMIPELAIAMLACTRLGAVHSIVFAGFSAVALQSRIDDSAAKVLVTADAVLRAGKTIPLKPNADEALKSCPSIEQCVVVRRGGNDITMVEGRDSWWHDEVSADDITGECPCEEMDAEDPLFILYTSGSTGKPKGVLHTTGGYLTYTAHTTQYVFDVKDDDVYWCTADVGWITGHSYIVYGPLALGATSVMFEGVPSYPRPDRFWRIVDKFKVNIFYTAPTVIRSLMREGDEWTKHYDLSSLRLLGSVGEPINPEAWLWYHSAIGGGKLPIVDTWWQTETGGIMISAMPYATPLKPGSATLPLPGISAKIVRRDGTQAEPNEGGHLIIDRPWPGMLRSVYGDPGRYKTTYFAGFPGAYEAGDGARVDTDGYFWIMGRLDDVINVSGHRMGTAEIESALVAHPDVTEAAVVGMPHDIKGETIYAYVTLKAGIEPSDEIMKALKVWVRKEIGPIATPEFIQFADGLPKTRSGKIMRRVLRKIVEGSSDFGDTSTLADPSVVTDLVEGNKDLRG